The following are from one region of the Coffea eugenioides isolate CCC68of chromosome 2, Ceug_1.0, whole genome shotgun sequence genome:
- the LOC113763836 gene encoding uncharacterized protein LOC113763836: MSAVNIPSSCLLRASPSVQSRASSNQGLCSLGFLNNNNVSRALGMKPSSTFRNTSTAAYKVKLITPSGEENEVEVGDDEYILDAGEGAGMELPYSCRAGSCATCVGQIVSGSVDQSDGSFLDETQIEKGYVLTCIARPTSDCVIYTHKEEDLH; the protein is encoded by the coding sequence ATGTCGGCTGTAAATATTCCTTCATCTTGCTTGCTGAGAGCTTCACCCAGTGTGCAATCCCGTGCCTCGAGTAATCAGGGATTATGCTCTCTGGGCTTTctgaataataataatgtttCCAGAGCATTGGGTATGAAGCCGTCCTCCACCTTCAGAAACACCTCAACGGCTGCATACAAAGTGAAACTGATAACCCCGAGCGGCGAAGAGAATGAGGTTGAAGTTGGCGATGATGAGTACATCCTGGACGCAGGGGAAGGTGCTGGAATGGAGCTGCCATATTCTTGCAGAGCTGGTTCCTGTGCTACCTGTGTGGGGCAAATTGTTTCAGGATCAGTAGACCAATCAGACGGGTCATTCTTGGATGAGACTCAAATTGAGAAGGGATATGTTCTTACGTGTATTGCCCGCCCTACTTCTGATT